Proteins from one Synechococcales cyanobacterium T60_A2020_003 genomic window:
- a CDS encoding sulfite exporter TauE/SafE family protein, with translation MTQIFLFILLGIAAGFISGLIGIGGGVIIVPTLVFVFGLSQHMAQGTTLALLVPPIGLLGAWTYYREGYVDIRIAICICVGFVIGSLFGARLATYIPNILLERIFGGAMLMIALKMMMGR, from the coding sequence GCAAATTTTTCTGTTCATCCTGTTGGGTATCGCTGCAGGGTTCATCAGTGGACTCATTGGGATCGGGGGTGGCGTGATTATCGTACCCACCCTTGTATTTGTATTTGGGCTATCGCAACACATGGCGCAGGGGACAACTCTGGCGCTGCTAGTTCCACCGATTGGATTACTGGGAGCCTGGACGTACTACCGTGAGGGATATGTGGATATCCGCATTGCGATCTGTATTTGCGTGGGCTTCGTCATTGGTAGCCTATTTGGGGCACGGCTAGCAACCTACATCCCGAATATACTCCTGGAGCGGATATTTGGGGGAGCCATGCTGATGATCGCGCTAAAAATGATGATGGGACGCTAA